A segment of the Nitrospina gracilis 3/211 genome:
CAATGGGCGAATGGTTTGGTGACCGGGTCATTCGAGTTGCGCGGACCCGCGACACTGGAGGGATTGACCCTCCAGGCTTCTCTTTCCGGTGACGAGTTGCTTTTGACCCCCGCCGACCTGCAAATCCCGGTCGGACGCTGGCAGGCCAACGCGGAAATGAAAAACCGCAAACTCCACAACACACTCAAGGCCACCGCCTTCGGCGGGGAAGTCTTGTATGAAGGAGACCTCACCTTCCCCGCAAAAGAGAACGAAAGCATGATTCTCGACTCCACCGTCTCCGTGAACCGCGTGGATGTGGTACGACTGCCTATTCCCAAATCAGCAGGTATAGACAAAGGCGTGCTTACCGGAAAACTGAAGGCAAAGGGTCCGGTGAACAACCCGGACAAGCTGAAGTACCAGACCAGCCTGGTTGCCGATAACGTGCTCATCAAAATCCAGGCCCTCGACAATATGCTCCTGCCCGTTTCCCGGCTGGATGCCGACGCCACAATGAACGGTCGCAACATCAAAAGCAAAATCAAAGCGGCGGTGTTGAACGGGGAACTGACCCAGAATGGAAAGATCATTCTCCCCAAACCGGATAGCAAGAAATCCGTGACCCGGCTCGACTCCGATTTCAAATTCAACAAACTCGATCTTTCGCAGGTGAAGTGGCCCCCGGAGTGGGGTCTGGTCAAAACAGTATTGTCGGGCAACATGAAGGCACGGGGCCCGGTCGAAATCGACCGCATCCGGCTCAACGGCACCCTTCAGGGGGAGAAGATGGTGCTCTCTCTGAATAAACACAACTTTTCCATTCAGGATGCGGTGTTTCGGGTGAACTCCAGACCGCCAAAATTCCCGGTTTCAATCGGGTTCAAATTGACCAAAGTGAACGCCAAGGGGTACCCTTTCAAGCGCATCACCGGCGAAGTGACTCTGCCGAAAAACAGGATTGTTCTCAGCCAGTCTGCGTTCGTGCCACGCAACGGCACCATGGGCATCAAGGGTGTTTACAACACGGCGAAGGACAAATACGATTTTTCTTTCGGCGGCAAGGGCCTTTCCATTGAGGATTATGAAAAGAAGCACCTGAAAGGCATCGTCAAGTTTACCGGCAATCTGAAGGGGCATGTCCCCAAAAAAGGTCCGGCAACCAGGGGCATGAACGGCGACCTCAAACTGCTGGTCACGGAAGGAAGCCTCAAGGAACTGGGTGCGGTGAAAGCCATTCTCACCATCCTCAATCCCACCGCTCTGCAAAAGCTGAGTGACAAGGGACTGCTGTTCGACCGCATGGGCGGAACATTTGAAATCAAAAAAAGGCGTCGTGCACACTCCGCTGATGGGACTGGAAGGCCAGTACCTGAAGGTGTACCTGGAAGGCACCGCCGATCTCAATACGGAGAAGTTCGACATGAACGGCAAGGCCCTGCCGATGGGGGATCTGGACAAAGTCTTACAGGGGGTGCCCCTTCTGGGTCGGTTCGTGGCGGGAAGCAAAACCGACGAAGGGCTGGTGGAAACCTACTTCAAGCTGGAAGGCCCCTTCAACGACCCCCACGTGGACATGGAGGCCGCCAAGTCGATTCTCGCCAAGCCCAAGCGCATCTTCGAAGCGCTGGGGGACCTTCTCACCGGTGGCGCATTCACCGGGAAATAAAAAAGCCTCCCGTCGGGGAGGCCCGTTTTTTTCCGACTCCTCCTAAAAGGTCAGACGGACTTGACCACGAGTTCGCGGTCCAACTGCTGTTTGATGAGCTTTTCGATGTGCTGGAGGGTGCCGGTCATCGATGACGGGCAGTTCTCGCAGGCGCCCTGGTAGTGGATGAGCACCTCCTTGCCCTCTAGACCCTGCAGGTCCACACCGCCGCCGTCCTGTGCCAGCTGACTGCGGATGGAGCGGTTCAGCACCATCTCAATGGCTTCCAGCTTCTTTTCGTGCGGCAGGCTGTTGAAATCGGACACATCCACGTGCGTCGTCTTGCCTGCTTCCTCGCTGGGGTACACGTCCACCAGTTCGTCGATGATGTTCCAGACCTGGGTCTTCAGCGGATTCCACCCGGCCGTGTCCTGCTTGGTGACGGTGACGAAGTTTTTCATGATGTACACGTTCTTCACCGCCGAATTCTTGAACAGGGCCTGACCCAGCTTGTCGTCACCGCAGTCTTGGGGCGTGGAATACGATTTGTTGCCGGTCTCCAGAATCTGTGCGTTCAGCACGAACTGCAGGGCGTTGGGGTTGGGGGTCTCGCGGGTGCGGATCACTTTGAGCGCCCGGTTGTTCACGGGGGTCCTTGGGCGGTCGCCGGGGGTCTGCCCTCCGGTTTTCTTCTCAGTCTGTCTTGCTATGACCTCGCTCAACTTCATAACGCTACCCCTTTCAACTGGATCGGTCGATTCCGCCCATCATACAACCCTGACCGGGGAAAAATCAACCGGACACCGCAGGTGGCCCAGGAGAAACCGGTCCTGGAGCCGCTCACGCCTCGCTGGGTGTGGGTTCAGTGCTGATTTTTCGGCCTTTCAAGGCCTGCAATCCCTCATGCCCGACAAACAGGGCGAGGCCGATGAGCACCAGCGCGGCCGTCCCCAGAAACAGGTGCGGCTCCGGCGCGGTAAAAAACCGGTACGCCTGCCACGACAACGCGCCGATGGTGGTGATCACCATGAACACCGCCGGATACAGCGCATAAGCGGTCGGCCGCTTGACACCGATGAGGTAGGTGGCGATGACGAACAGCGCGACGGCGGCGATCAACTGGTTGGTCGCGCCGAAGATCGGCCAGATTTTCTGCCAGCCGTCGCTCGCACCGATCACAAACGCGATGGCGATGACACCTGCCGTCGTGACGTATTTGTTGAGGAACAATGGCACGCGCTGCCCCAGGGACTCCTGCACGATGAAACGCGTGATGCGCACCGCCGTGTCCAGCGTCGTCATGACGAACGTGTTGAGCGCCAGCACCGCGATCATCGACGCCAGCGTGAAGCCGAGAAACGGCAGCATCTGGTGGACCACGTTGCCGTAGCCGTGGCCGAAAGCGTGGATCCAGCCCCCGGCCTTCAATGTTTCACGGAAACCGAGCTCAGCCATATCGACGCCCCCGCCCGCAGGCGCGACCCAGTACAATCCGCCACCGACCAAAAGAACCGTGACCACGGCGACCACGCCTTCCGTCAGCATGCCGCCGTAACTGATGATGCGGCCCTGCGACTCGTTCGCCAATTGTTTCGATACCGTGCCTCCGGCGACGAGGGAATGAAATCCCGACACCGCGCCGCACGCCACCAGCACAAACAGCATCGGCCACACCGGACCCTGCTCCTCAGAAAACCCTCCCATGTACGCGGGGGTGTTGAGTCCGGGCGCCACCCACAGTAACGCCAGGATGCCAAGCGACATGCTCCCGAACAACACGTAAGTCGAAAGATAATCGCGCGGCTGGAGCAACACATGCACGGGAAGCACCGACGCCACAGCGGCGTAGATCATGAGCAGGACAAACCAGAACATCAGGGGCGACAAACCGATCACGTCGCCTTCCAGCGGCAGGGGCAGTTTGAATCCCGCATAAATGCTGGCGACCAGCGCCAGTACGGCCACAATCGACGCGGCGGCCAGGTTGCCGCCTTTTTTATAGAGGAACCAGCCCAGGATCATGCTGATGGGGATGATGGCGAAGGTGGGAATGACCATCTCCGGTTGTGCGATCAGCGTCTTCGCCGCCACCACGCCGAACACGGCAATGACCAGGAGCATCGCCAGCACGAGAAACAGCGCGAATACCGATTTGGCGCGCGATCCCATGGTGGACTCGGCGATGTCCGCCACCGATCGGCCGCGGTTTCTAACCGACATCATCAGCGTCAGGTAGTCGTGCACCGCACCGATGAACACGTTGCCGACCAGCACCCACACCAGGGTCAGCGCCCAGCCGAAATGATGCATGGCGATGATGGGACCGATCACCGGCCCCGCCCCGGCGATGGAGGCGAAATTGTGGCCGAACAGCACCATCGGTTTGCTGGGCACGTAATCGACGCCGTCGTTTTCCGTTATGGCCGGGGTGTGCGATCCTGCATCCGGGCGCACCACGTCGCGGTCCAGCCGCCCGGCGTAATACCGGTAACCGGCGAAATAGAAAAACAGGCACGCGCCAATGAGAATGGTCCAGGTCAGCATAACGCCTTTACAAACCCCGGTTTATCGAGGGGGATAATGACATTCATAATTGAGCTTTATTATAAATTACAAAATGAGGTGGATGCCAGAGACTTCGATCTTTTTGAAGGGGCCGATGCCGGAGACGTACACCCGCACGGTGTCGCCGGTGTGCAGAAGCTTTGATAAATGGAGGGTGATGCCGCCCGCCTCGAAATGACGGTAACCGGTGGGATCGAGCGGCGGCTGGTGCCGGACCCGCATCTCAGGAAGCCTGCCGACACAACACGGCGTTTCCAGGTCCTCGACCTCGATGGTCAGGTCGGACCGGCCCCGCTCGTTCAGGAATTCGGCAACGTTGTCGGCAACTTCAATCTTCATCGCCCACCTCGATGCGAACGGTTAAAACAGCGCGCCCTGCGAAATGGTGTGGTCGCGGTGCGGCCCGGTGGAGATCATCAGCATCTCCACGTCCAGCAGTTTCTGCAGACCGTCGATGTAACGTTTGGCGTTGTCCGGCAGGTCGCTGAAGCAACGCGCGCCGGAGGTTTTCTCCTTCCAGCCCGGAAACTCAGTATACACCGGTTCGCATTCTTCCAGCACGCGCGGGCAGGCGGGCATGCCTTCCAGCACCTTGCCCTTGTGCGAGTAGCCGGTGCAGACCTTGACGGTGTCGAACGTGTCGAGCACGTCGATCTTGGTCAGCGCCACGGCGTCGATGCCGTTCAGCTCCACCGCATACTTCGCCACCACCGCATCGAACCAGCCGCAACGGCGCGGCCGCCCGGTGGTCGAGCCGAACTCGTCGCCGTTCTTGCGCAACTGCTCGCCGAAGCCATCGGTCAGCTCCGTCGGGAACGGGCCTTCGCCGACGCGCGTGGTGTACGCCTTGATCACACCGATGACGCGGGTGATTTTGTTGGGCGGGATGCCGAGCCCCGTGCACGCGCCACCTGAGGTGGCGTTGGATGACGTGACGAACGGATACGTGCCGTGGTCCACGTCCAGCATGGTGCCCTGCGCGCCTTCGCACAGTACCTTGTGGCCCGCCGCGATCTCAATACGCAGGATGCTTTGCGTGTCGCGGATGTATTTCAGGATGACTTCGCGGTAGCCGAGCAGGTCGTCGTACAGTTTTTCGAACTCCTGCAGGTCGCAACCGTACAGGTTCTTCAGGATTTTCTTCTTTTCCTCGTAGTTGGCGCGCATGGTGTCTTTCAGGATCGACTCATCGAGAAAATCGCACAGGCGCAATCCGGCACGCGCCACCTTGTCTGCGTAGGACGGACCGATGCCGCGCCCGGTGGTGCCGATCTTGCGGTCGCCGGAGGTACTTTCCTTATTCTGGTCGGACACCATGTGGTACGGCAGGATGATGTTGGCGCGGTCGCTGATCACCAGCTTGTCGTCGAACTCAAACCCCGCCTGCTTGAGCATGCCGATCTCCTCCACCAGTGCTTTGGGATCGATCACCACGCCGTTGCCGATGACGCACAGCTTGCCTTTATGGAAAATGCCGGACGGGATGAGGTGCAGGATGAATTTCTGGTCGCCGAAGCAGATGGTGTGGCCGGCGTTGTGGCCTCCCTGGTAACGGGCGACGACGTCGGCTTCTTCGGAGAACAGGTCGATGATTTTCCCTTTACCTTCATCGCCCCACTGCATACCCACCACTACGGAAACAGGCATGATGGTCCCTTCTTTGTCGGTTTAATGGAATCGAGCACAGGCTGGCAAGGCCGGTCGTGCGGGGTTGGTCTCAGAGTTTTGACCGGGGAGTTATTATCGGCCCGCGCCGGGGCAATGTCAACCGCTTTCGGGGCGGCGGGAAATGCAGGCTAGAGGCGGAAATCCCGCAGGTACTGCTTGATCTCTTTCGCCGGAACGGGGGGGCCTTCGCCGATGCCGGGACAGAACCCGCCCACCAGCGTCCAGTAGTTTTTGGAGTCGAGGTGTTCCTTCCAGAACGGGTAGGCACTGCACTGTTTCGGTTTCGCCGGGTGGATGGAACAGCCCTGCATGGTGAGGAAGGTGCAAGCCTCGCCCTCCTTCACCTCCATCTCCCAGTAGCCCTCGAACTTGCGCAGGCGGTACTTTTTGCGGAACTCACTGGGGTTCAGTCCCACATAGTCCGCCGCGCGGTGGACGTCATCGGCATCGAAATACACCACGCCGGGTTTCATGCAGCATTTGAAACACCCCTGCTGGCATTCGAAGCGGACCGGTTCCTTTTCCCACCATTTCGCCATGATTAAAGTATCACCAGGTCGTCGCGGTGCACGACTTCTTCGTAGAAGTCGGTACCGACGAGGTTGCGGATCGCCGGGGTCTTCATGCCCTTGATGCGGTCGAGCGCCCCGGCGCTGTAATTGACCAGCCCGCGGGCGATCTCACTGCCGTCCGACACGATGCGCACCGACGCGCCGAACTCGAACGCGCCCTCGACCTTCACCACCCCCGCCGGGAGCAGGCTTTTGCCGCGCTCGACGATGGCCTTGCAGGCGCCGGCATCGACGGTCAACGTGCCCGCCGGTTTCAACGTGTGGGCGATCCAGTGCTTGCGGTCGCGGATCTTGGTCTTTCCCGACCAGAACAGCGTGCCCACCGCCGCCCCGGCGAAGATCCTGTCCAGTATTTTACCATCCAGCCCGTTCACCACCAACGTGGGGATGCCGAAACTCATGGTCTTCTTCGCCGCCAGCACCTTGGTGTACATGCCGCCGACGGAGAGCGGGTTGCGGCTTTTGCCCGCAAGCTGTTCGATATCCGCCGTGATGCGGTCCACGTGCGAGATCAGCTTCGGCGCGTCCGCCGCGTTTTTGCGCGCGCGGGCGGGGTCGCCGTCGAACAGGCCGTCCACGTCGGAGAGAATGATCAGCAACTGCGCCCCCGCCATGCAGGCGACGTTCGCCGACAGCGTGTCGTTGTCGCCGATCTTGATTTCATCGACCGTCACCGAATCGTTTTCGTTGACGATGGGGATGACGCCGCGTTCCAAAAGGGCTTCGATGGTGTGCTTGGCGTTCAGAAAGCGTTTGCGGTGTTCGAGGTCGTCGTGGCCGAGTAGGATCTGCGCCACCTTCAGGCCCTGCTTGTCGAAAAAATGTTCGTAGGTGCGCATGAGGAAACTCTGGCCGATGGCGGCGCAGGCCTGTTTTTCCGGGATGTCGAGGGTGGAGCGCACCAGGTTGAGACGCTGGCGGCCGGCCATGATGGCGCCGGAGGAGACGACGATGACTTCGACGCCGAGATCGGTGATGTGCTTGATGCGCCGGGCGTAACTGCGGATGCGTTTTTCGCTGAGGCCGCGTTCGAGCGCGGTGCGGCCCGACTCGTGATCGCTGATCACGCCGCTGCCGATCTTGATCACCACGCGCTTGACCGCCTTCAGGATTTCCCGCCGCAGTTCTTTTTCTTTAGTCCCCACCCGTGTCGCCATTCACCCGTTCCGTAAATAAAAACCAAAGGAAGGCATCATAAAACATCCACGGGACCCGTACAAGTGGGCAATGCGGGGACTCACTCCTTCG
Coding sequences within it:
- a CDS encoding AsmA-like C-terminal region-containing protein; amino-acid sequence: MSGVIQISRPSNQKLDLTLTDLDVYMDKLHLFGDLAIHEVLAPKAELDVHLELNRFHLEDLKSINFFIPVDPSKILEEYNPQGNFELLQAEMQVPLDALEDGDKFTKQSVIQAHLVGNKVSVSAAGRIYPFDHMDSHVIWREGNLNHHLDLDMGGGRIEHSGDLRFLENNPDPVLNTTTQVTQLEFNQLGIPEVSQWANGLVTGSFELRGPATLEGLTLQASLSGDELLLTPADLQIPVGRWQANAEMKNRKLHNTLKATAFGGEVLYEGDLTFPAKENESMILDSTVSVNRVDVVRLPIPKSAGIDKGVLTGKLKAKGPVNNPDKLKYQTSLVADNVLIKIQALDNMLLPVSRLDADATMNGRNIKSKIKAAVLNGELTQNGKIILPKPDSKKSVTRLDSDFKFNKLDLSQVKWPPEWGLVKTVLSGNMKARGPVEIDRIRLNGTLQGEKMVLSLNKHNFSIQDAVFRVNSRPPKFPVSIGFKLTKVNAKGYPFKRITGEVTLPKNRIVLSQSAFVPRNGTMGIKGVYNTAKDKYDFSFGGKGLSIEDYEKKHLKGIVKFTGNLKGHVPKKGPATRGMNGDLKLLVTEGSLKELGAVKAILTILNPTALQKLSDKGLLFDRMGGTFEIKKRRRAHSADGTGRPVPEGVPGRHRRSQYGEVRHERQGPADGGSGQSLTGGAPSGSVRGGKQNRRRAGGNLLQAGRPLQRPPRGHGGRQVDSRQAQAHLRSAGGPSHRWRIHREIKKPPVGEARFFPTPPKRSDGLDHEFAVQLLFDELFDVLEGAGHR
- a CDS encoding NifU family protein, which gives rise to MKLSEVIARQTEKKTGGQTPGDRPRTPVNNRALKVIRTRETPNPNALQFVLNAQILETGNKSYSTPQDCGDDKLGQALFKNSAVKNVYIMKNFVTVTKQDTAGWNPLKTQVWNIIDELVDVYPSEEAGKTTHVDVSDFNSLPHEKKLEAIEMVLNRSIRSQLAQDGGGVDLQGLEGKEVLIHYQGACENCPSSMTGTLQHIEKLIKQQLDRELVVKSV
- a CDS encoding carbon starvation CstA family protein — protein: MLTWTILIGACLFFYFAGYRYYAGRLDRDVVRPDAGSHTPAITENDGVDYVPSKPMVLFGHNFASIAGAGPVIGPIIAMHHFGWALTLVWVLVGNVFIGAVHDYLTLMMSVRNRGRSVADIAESTMGSRAKSVFALFLVLAMLLVIAVFGVVAAKTLIAQPEMVIPTFAIIPISMILGWFLYKKGGNLAAASIVAVLALVASIYAGFKLPLPLEGDVIGLSPLMFWFVLLMIYAAVASVLPVHVLLQPRDYLSTYVLFGSMSLGILALLWVAPGLNTPAYMGGFSEEQGPVWPMLFVLVACGAVSGFHSLVAGGTVSKQLANESQGRIISYGGMLTEGVVAVVTVLLVGGGLYWVAPAGGGVDMAELGFRETLKAGGWIHAFGHGYGNVVHQMLPFLGFTLASMIAVLALNTFVMTTLDTAVRITRFIVQESLGQRVPLFLNKYVTTAGVIAIAFVIGASDGWQKIWPIFGATNQLIAAVALFVIATYLIGVKRPTAYALYPAVFMVITTIGALSWQAYRFFTAPEPHLFLGTAALVLIGLALFVGHEGLQALKGRKISTEPTPSEA
- a CDS encoding CC/Se motif family (seleno)protein; the protein is MKIEVADNVAEFLNERGRSDLTIEVEDLETPCCVGRLPEMRVRHQPPLDPTGYRHFEAGGITLHLSKLLHTGDTVRVYVSGIGPFKKIEVSGIHLIL
- a CDS encoding adenylosuccinate synthase, which translates into the protein MPVSVVVGMQWGDEGKGKIIDLFSEEADVVARYQGGHNAGHTICFGDQKFILHLIPSGIFHKGKLCVIGNGVVIDPKALVEEIGMLKQAGFEFDDKLVISDRANIILPYHMVSDQNKESTSGDRKIGTTGRGIGPSYADKVARAGLRLCDFLDESILKDTMRANYEEKKKILKNLYGCDLQEFEKLYDDLLGYREVILKYIRDTQSILRIEIAAGHKVLCEGAQGTMLDVDHGTYPFVTSSNATSGGACTGLGIPPNKITRVIGVIKAYTTRVGEGPFPTELTDGFGEQLRKNGDEFGSTTGRPRRCGWFDAVVAKYAVELNGIDAVALTKIDVLDTFDTVKVCTGYSHKGKVLEGMPACPRVLEECEPVYTEFPGWKEKTSGARCFSDLPDNAKRYIDGLQKLLDVEMLMISTGPHRDHTISQGALF
- a CDS encoding YkgJ family cysteine cluster protein, translated to MAKWWEKEPVRFECQQGCFKCCMKPGVVYFDADDVHRAADYVGLNPSEFRKKYRLRKFEGYWEMEVKEGEACTFLTMQGCSIHPAKPKQCSAYPFWKEHLDSKNYWTLVGGFCPGIGEGPPVPAKEIKQYLRDFRL
- the proB gene encoding glutamate 5-kinase, whose amino-acid sequence is MRREILKAVKRVVIKIGSGVISDHESGRTALERGLSEKRIRSYARRIKHITDLGVEVIVVSSGAIMAGRQRLNLVRSTLDIPEKQACAAIGQSFLMRTYEHFFDKQGLKVAQILLGHDDLEHRKRFLNAKHTIEALLERGVIPIVNENDSVTVDEIKIGDNDTLSANVACMAGAQLLIILSDVDGLFDGDPARARKNAADAPKLISHVDRITADIEQLAGKSRNPLSVGGMYTKVLAAKKTMSFGIPTLVVNGLDGKILDRIFAGAAVGTLFWSGKTKIRDRKHWIAHTLKPAGTLTVDAGACKAIVERGKSLLPAGVVKVEGAFEFGASVRIVSDGSEIARGLVNYSAGALDRIKGMKTPAIRNLVGTDFYEEVVHRDDLVIL